One Bombus pyrosoma isolate SC7728 linkage group LG7, ASM1482585v1, whole genome shotgun sequence genomic window carries:
- the LOC122569643 gene encoding transcriptional repressor CTCFL-like, protein MTSNVTTIKLEEEQESVTEIQTYLETFNKEIEGGQGEQLQHVQLQQVEGLSGGEEGGTYFVDQSGQYYYQANNDETPVMTQVQIQEVEEADVQNEEETLAEEEFHEIGELENVDGDEDGQVTSNGNNEVVINSGDPYQTVTIVPSDTNPAEVSYVLIVQQPDDEDKESRLVEQEGTEGEEGKGEQDLTVYDFEDNEDNEVPVESEAEDDKTKIVKILPKKSQTVTQAHMCNYCNYTSPKRYLLSRHMKSHSEERPHKCSVCERGFKTLASLQNHVNTHTGTKPHRCKFCESAFTTSGELVRHVRYRHTHEKPHKCPECDYASVELSKLHRHIRCHTGERPYQCPHCTYASPDTFKLKRHLRIHTGEKPYECDFCQARFTQSNSLKAHKLIHNVGNKPVFQCELCPVTCRRKTDLRIHVQKLHTSDKPLKCKRCGKSFPDRYSYKLHSKTHEGEKCYKCDLCPYASISERHLESHMLIHTDQKPYQCDHCFQSFRQKQLLKRHCNLYHNPSYVPPAPQEKSHQCPECERSFRHKGNLIRHMAVHDPESSIQEKQQALKMGRQKKIQIIDGQRVEVMTGDLATKLKDYEEEDEDDVMAVEGSDGQQYVVLEVIQLADNQGTDQQMAVVANEDGDLLMQDPLSHESGIVTGKIEEGDEIKEEDIEIDELKMEPETCTKSLSRNMQSNPKLQKEMETCFGFDEEEEEEEEANGNINILQTIS, encoded by the exons ATGACAAGTAATGTAACAACGATTAAGTTAGAAGAGGAGCAAGAATCTGTAACAGAGATACAGACTTACTtagaaacatttaataaagaaatagaaggagGTCAAGGAGAGCAATTACAGCATGTACAGC tGCAACAAGTGGAAGGATTGTCAGGTGGTGAAGAGGGTGGAACTTACTTTGTTGATCAATCTGGTCAATATTACTACCAAGCAAATAATGATGAAACACCTGTGATGACACAGGTACAAATCCAGGAAGTAGAAGAAGCAGATGtacaaaatgaagaagaaacacTTGCAGAAGAAGAATTCCATGAAATTGgagaattagaaaatgttgATGGTGATGAAGAT GGGCAGGTAACGAGCAATGGAAATAATGAGGTTGTAATCAATTCTGGAGATCCATATCAAACAGTTACTATTGTACCATCTGATACTAATCCTGCTGAAGTCAGTTATGTACTAATAGTTCAACAACCAGATGATGAGGATAAGGAAAGCAGACTGGTAGAGCAAGAGGGAACTGAAGgtgaagaaggaaaaggagaacAAGATCTTACAGTTTATGACTTTGAAGATAATGAAGATAATGAAGTACCTGTGGAATCAGAAGCAGAAGATGATAAAACtaagattgtaaaaattttacctAAAAAGTCCCAAACTGTTACTCAAGCACATATGTGTAATTACTGTAACTACACAAGTCCGAAACG ATATCTGCTATCACGACATATGAAATCACATTCTGAGGAAAGGCCACATAAATGTAGCGTTTGTGAAAGAGGATTTAAAACTCTGGCCTCGCTTCAAAATCATGTTAATACACATACTGGGACCAAGCCACATCGttgtaaattttgtgaaaGTGCATTCACAACCTCTG gTGAACTTGTTAGACATGTTCGATATAGACACACTCATGAAAAGCCACATAAATGTCCTGAATGTGACTATGCATCTGTTGAATTGTCTAAACTACATCGTCATATTCGGTGTCATACAGGCGAACGTCCATATCag TGTCCGCATTGTACATATGCAAGTCCTGATACTTTCAAGCTAAAACGCCATTTGCGCATACATACGGGAGAAAAACCATACGAGTGTGATTTTTGTCAAGCAAGATTTACCCAGTCTAACAGCTTAAAAGCTCATAAATTGATACATAACG TTGGGAACAAGCCAGTCTTTCAATGTGAATTATGTCCAGTAACTTGTAGGAGAAAAACAGATCTCAGAATTCATGTACAAAAATTACACACCTCTGATAAACCTCTGAAATGTAAACGCTGTGGAAAATCATTCCCAGATAG ATATAGCTACAAACTGCATAGTAAGACTCACGAAGGGGAAAAGTGTTATAAATGTGATTTATGCCCATATGCTTCTATATCCGAGCGTCATCTCGAAAGCCACATGTTAATTCATACTGACCAAAAACCATATCAATGTGATCATTGCTTTCAATCATTCAGACAAAAACAACTTCTTAAACGGCATTGTAACTTGTATCATAATCCTTCTTATGTTCCTCCTGCACCTCAAGAGAAGTCACATCAATGCCCTGAATGTGAACGATCGTTCAG GCATAAAGGAAACCTAATTCGACATATGGCTGTGCATGACCCAGAGTCATCCATTCAAGAAAAGCAACAAGCATTGAAGATGGGAAGACagaaaaagattcaaataATAGATGGGCAAAGAGTCGAGGTCATGACAGGTGATTTAGCTACTAAGCTTAAAGAttatgaagaagaagatgaagatgatGTGATGGCAGTCGAGGGAAGTGATGGTCAGCAATATGTTGTATTGGAGGTTATACAGCTAGCTGACAATCAAGGAACTGATCAA CAAATGGCTGTTGTAGCTAACGAAGATGGAGATTTATTGATGCAAGATCCTTTGAGTCACGAAAGTGGGATTGTAACTGGTAAGATCGAGGAAggagatgaaataaaagaagaggaTATAGAAATAGATGAGTTGAAAATGGAACCAGAAACGTGTACTAAATCCTTGTCGCGGAACATGCAAAGCAATCCAAAATTacagaaagaaatggaaacatGTTTTGGTTTTGACGAg gaagaggaggaagaagaagaagccaatggtaatataaatatattgcagacaatttcttaa